A region from the Cryptosporangium arvum DSM 44712 genome encodes:
- a CDS encoding FdhF/YdeP family oxidoreductase — MVAKPPSADVDERNLSVSPAKDHAAGLTAVVQSLRHAGRQMSAGRTLLTLAKVNQKDGFDCPGCAWPDPDHRSVAEFCENGAKAVAEEATERRVGADFFDAYSVVDLADKTDYWLGQQGRLTEPMFLARGEQHYRPISWDAAFDLIASELAALDDPNEASFYTSGRTSNEAAFLYQLFVRAFGTNNLPDCSNMCHESSGSALVETLGVGKGSVSLEDLYQSDLIFVVGQNPGTNHPRMLSALEKAKKAGASIVAVNPLPEAGLMRFKNPQKASGVVGRGTALADEYAQIRLNGDLALFRALNQLLLASDGVDRSFVDTFTHGFDEFATEALATSWDEILEATGLPREQIERIHQRVLGSQRIVVCWAMGLTQHKNSVPTIREIVNFLLLRGNVGRPGAGVCPVRGHSNVQGDRTMGIYEKPAPQFLDALGAEFGFTPPREHGYDVVDSIRAMRDGVVKVFLALGGNFVSATPDTAVTEAALRRTRLTVQVSTKLNRSHAITGEQALILPTLGRAEADRQASGPQFVTVEDSMSAVHASRGRLRPASAQLLSEVAIVSGLAERTLAKAGRIELPWPEFTEDYDRIRDRISRVVPGFENFVERAQEGFVLPHGPRDARTFPTATGKANFTANALEVLRVPPGRLILQTVRSHDQYNTTIYGLDDRYRGVRSGRRVVFVNPGDLAALGLGDGDHVDLISEYADGERVAEDFRVIAYDTAPGCAAAYFPETNVLVPLDSTAEISNTPVSKSVVVRLERR, encoded by the coding sequence TTGGTGGCCAAGCCCCCTTCCGCGGACGTCGACGAGCGCAACCTGTCGGTTAGTCCCGCCAAGGACCATGCGGCGGGTTTGACAGCTGTTGTCCAGTCTTTACGTCATGCGGGCCGGCAGATGAGCGCTGGTCGCACGCTGCTCACGCTGGCGAAGGTCAACCAGAAGGACGGGTTCGACTGCCCGGGGTGCGCGTGGCCGGATCCCGATCACCGCAGCGTCGCCGAGTTCTGCGAGAACGGTGCGAAGGCGGTGGCCGAGGAGGCGACCGAGCGTCGCGTCGGCGCCGACTTCTTCGACGCCTACTCGGTGGTCGACCTCGCGGACAAGACCGACTACTGGCTGGGGCAGCAGGGCCGGCTCACCGAACCGATGTTCCTGGCGCGGGGCGAACAGCACTACCGGCCGATCTCGTGGGACGCCGCGTTCGACCTGATCGCGTCGGAGCTGGCCGCGCTGGACGACCCGAACGAGGCGTCGTTCTACACCTCCGGGCGCACCAGCAACGAGGCCGCGTTCCTGTACCAGCTGTTCGTGCGCGCGTTCGGCACCAACAACCTGCCCGACTGTTCGAACATGTGCCACGAGTCGTCGGGGTCGGCGCTCGTCGAGACGCTGGGCGTCGGCAAGGGCAGTGTGTCGTTGGAGGACCTCTACCAGTCCGACCTGATCTTCGTGGTGGGGCAGAACCCGGGCACCAACCACCCGCGGATGCTCTCGGCGCTGGAGAAGGCGAAGAAGGCCGGCGCGTCGATCGTGGCGGTGAACCCGCTGCCCGAGGCCGGGCTGATGCGGTTCAAGAACCCCCAGAAGGCGTCCGGCGTGGTCGGGCGCGGCACCGCGCTCGCCGACGAGTACGCGCAGATCCGTCTCAACGGCGACCTGGCGTTGTTCCGGGCGTTGAACCAGTTGCTGCTCGCCTCCGACGGCGTCGACCGCTCGTTCGTCGACACGTTCACCCACGGCTTCGACGAGTTCGCGACCGAGGCCCTGGCGACGTCCTGGGACGAGATCCTGGAGGCCACCGGGTTACCGCGCGAGCAGATCGAGCGCATCCACCAGCGGGTGCTGGGCTCGCAGCGGATCGTCGTCTGCTGGGCGATGGGGCTCACCCAGCACAAGAACTCGGTGCCGACGATCCGCGAGATCGTGAACTTCCTGCTGCTGCGCGGCAACGTCGGCCGCCCCGGCGCGGGGGTCTGCCCGGTACGCGGGCACAGCAACGTGCAGGGCGACCGCACGATGGGCATCTACGAGAAGCCCGCCCCGCAGTTCCTCGACGCGCTCGGAGCCGAGTTCGGCTTCACGCCGCCGCGCGAGCACGGCTACGACGTCGTCGACTCGATCCGGGCGATGCGTGACGGCGTCGTGAAGGTGTTCCTTGCGCTGGGCGGGAACTTCGTGTCGGCCACGCCGGACACCGCGGTCACCGAGGCGGCCCTCCGCCGGACCCGGCTGACCGTGCAGGTCTCGACGAAACTCAACCGGTCGCACGCGATCACCGGTGAGCAGGCGCTGATCCTGCCGACGCTCGGCCGCGCCGAGGCCGACCGGCAGGCGAGCGGGCCGCAGTTCGTGACCGTCGAGGACTCGATGAGCGCGGTGCACGCCTCACGTGGGCGTCTGCGGCCGGCGTCGGCGCAACTGCTGTCCGAGGTCGCGATCGTGTCCGGGCTGGCCGAGCGCACGCTGGCGAAAGCGGGCCGGATCGAGCTGCCGTGGCCGGAGTTCACCGAGGACTACGACCGGATCCGGGACCGGATCTCCCGGGTCGTGCCCGGCTTCGAGAACTTCGTCGAGCGCGCGCAGGAGGGGTTCGTGCTGCCGCACGGGCCGCGGGACGCGCGGACGTTCCCGACCGCGACCGGCAAGGCGAACTTCACCGCGAACGCGCTCGAGGTGCTGCGGGTGCCGCCGGGGCGGCTGATCCTGCAGACCGTACGCTCCCACGACCAGTACAACACCACGATCTACGGTCTCGACGACCGGTACCGGGGCGTGCGCTCCGGCCGCCGGGTGGTGTTCGTCAACCCCGGCGACCTGGCCGCACTCGGCCTGGGCGACGGCGACCACGTGGATCTGATCAGCGAATACGCCGACGGCGAGCGGGTCGCGGAGGACTTCCGGGTGATCGCGTACGACACCGCTCCCGGGTGCGCGGCGGCCTACTTCCCGGAGACCAACGTGCTGGTCCCGCTGGACTCGACCGCCGAGATCAGCAACACGCCGGTGTCGAAGTCGGTCGTCGTCCGGCTGGAACGCCGGTAG
- a CDS encoding TIR domain-containing protein, with product MRSSSGRQVRAAIRRQAAARLGDADHHVFLSYNHADRDWAQTLAHRFQSLGRGWRRHPPLRVFVDSTDVNAGPDLSAAVTDALARSRYLVLLASPHSVASRWVPRELAYWLAHRPVENLLIAHLSGHLEWDDTTGWTGTAIDADLLGRAFAAEPVHADLTGLRPFRLRRPATWRHRKAVSSAAASLAAAVLDLPKRQLYDDDLRRQRRLVRSTALAVVALLALGTAVPVLADRWRQSRQLEFATRLARAADAETARPDLALLLSAAAAHAAPNHELDRVLLRRAARYPGLRRVLPGPGIGTVEQLDVSPDGRWIAGATRVGSRAGLILWPAAGGTPRVVHVEGSLATAVAFAPDGRTVAVGTLQGTVELHPVDAGRAGRRAVGDRPAGAVTSLSYPPGGDRLIVGHDDGHARLWDLARSAPVRTWTDVAAVRGAPDGRTVAIADSAGQLTIRDTATDRVVRRVDSGGPVLTMAYRPDGRRIAVSGPTTVLVVDPATGAVRPVPGAPGGEQLAYGAGDLLASGNTLVDDAATNPVTRGRPFALLERTIAVDPSGRTLISAGQWLDSPDHGAALVWDATGGPLGQRVLRSTGAHAVPAPDGRRVAAAGPGGVTEYDPDTGRPLGGPFTGVSAPDALAYSTDGRWLAAVEGRRLVLWRGGRAPAREIALPMPMLATSGRTALVAAATVFAVARPDGSVSVVDVRSGVVSEGAAPGGALTPVAFTRDGRTAAIGTPGGVTLWKGGRTLALDRPVTALTFVGATSDLVGTDGRRVVRWDTGTGRRTTLGEVRVPSGAPLTRLATDPAGTVLAGASDAGGVYLWDVADGTRWTLQDTGTGASVLADGPVTSLAVTGDGRALVLGQGSRLVRWTLDPEHWRRWTCDVVGRNLTADEWHQYATGDPPRVCG from the coding sequence ATGCGATCCAGCTCAGGGCGCCAGGTGCGGGCGGCGATCCGCCGGCAGGCCGCCGCGCGCCTCGGCGACGCCGACCACCACGTCTTCCTCTCCTACAACCACGCCGACCGGGACTGGGCGCAGACGCTCGCGCACCGCTTCCAGTCCCTCGGCCGGGGCTGGCGGCGGCACCCGCCGTTGCGTGTCTTCGTCGACTCCACCGACGTCAACGCCGGTCCCGACCTGTCCGCCGCGGTGACCGACGCGCTGGCCCGCTCGCGGTACCTGGTGCTGCTGGCCTCGCCGCACTCGGTGGCGTCCCGGTGGGTACCGCGCGAGCTCGCGTACTGGCTCGCGCACCGGCCGGTCGAGAACCTGCTGATCGCGCACCTCTCCGGCCACCTGGAGTGGGACGACACCACCGGCTGGACCGGCACCGCGATCGACGCCGACCTCCTCGGCCGGGCGTTCGCGGCCGAGCCGGTCCACGCCGACCTCACCGGGCTCCGCCCGTTCCGGCTCCGGCGGCCGGCCACCTGGCGTCACCGGAAGGCGGTCAGCTCCGCGGCCGCCTCGCTCGCCGCGGCCGTGCTCGACCTGCCCAAACGTCAGCTCTACGACGACGACCTGCGCCGCCAGCGGCGATTGGTGCGCTCGACCGCGCTGGCCGTCGTGGCCCTCCTCGCGCTGGGCACCGCGGTGCCGGTCCTGGCCGACCGCTGGCGCCAGAGCAGGCAACTGGAGTTCGCCACCCGGCTGGCCCGCGCCGCCGACGCCGAGACCGCCCGGCCCGACCTCGCGCTGCTGCTCAGCGCGGCCGCCGCCCACGCGGCCCCGAACCACGAGCTCGATCGGGTGCTGCTCCGCCGCGCCGCCCGCTACCCCGGCCTCCGCCGCGTCCTTCCCGGCCCCGGCATCGGCACGGTCGAGCAGCTCGACGTCTCCCCCGACGGGCGCTGGATCGCCGGCGCGACCCGCGTCGGCTCTCGCGCGGGGCTGATCCTCTGGCCCGCCGCCGGCGGCACCCCGCGGGTCGTCCACGTCGAGGGCAGCCTCGCCACCGCGGTGGCGTTCGCTCCGGACGGCCGCACGGTGGCCGTCGGCACACTGCAGGGCACGGTCGAACTGCATCCGGTCGACGCCGGGCGCGCGGGCCGCCGCGCGGTCGGCGACCGGCCGGCCGGCGCGGTCACGTCGCTGTCCTATCCGCCCGGCGGCGACCGGCTGATCGTCGGCCACGACGACGGGCACGCCCGGCTGTGGGACCTGGCGCGCTCCGCCCCGGTGCGCACCTGGACGGACGTCGCCGCGGTCCGGGGAGCCCCCGACGGGCGCACGGTCGCGATCGCCGACTCCGCCGGGCAGCTGACGATCCGGGACACCGCGACCGACCGCGTCGTCCGGCGCGTCGACTCCGGTGGGCCGGTGCTCACGATGGCGTACCGGCCCGACGGGCGCCGGATCGCGGTCAGCGGGCCGACGACCGTGCTGGTGGTCGACCCCGCCACCGGGGCGGTGCGGCCGGTCCCGGGCGCGCCCGGCGGCGAGCAGCTCGCGTACGGCGCCGGCGACCTCCTGGCGTCGGGAAACACGCTCGTCGACGACGCCGCGACGAACCCGGTGACGCGGGGCCGTCCGTTCGCGCTGCTCGAGCGTACGATCGCCGTCGACCCGAGCGGGCGCACGCTGATCAGCGCCGGCCAGTGGCTCGACAGCCCCGATCACGGCGCGGCGCTGGTGTGGGACGCGACCGGCGGCCCGCTCGGCCAACGCGTCCTGCGCTCCACCGGTGCCCACGCCGTGCCGGCCCCCGACGGACGCCGGGTGGCCGCCGCCGGGCCGGGTGGCGTCACCGAGTACGACCCGGACACCGGCCGTCCGCTCGGCGGGCCGTTCACCGGCGTGAGCGCGCCCGACGCGCTCGCGTACAGCACCGACGGCCGGTGGCTGGCGGCCGTCGAAGGGCGCCGGCTCGTGCTCTGGCGGGGCGGGCGCGCTCCGGCCCGCGAGATCGCGCTGCCGATGCCGATGCTGGCCACGAGCGGCCGGACGGCGCTGGTCGCGGCCGCGACGGTGTTCGCGGTGGCTCGGCCGGACGGCAGCGTGTCCGTCGTCGACGTCCGGTCCGGCGTGGTGAGCGAGGGCGCGGCGCCGGGCGGCGCACTGACCCCGGTGGCCTTCACCCGCGACGGGCGCACGGCCGCGATCGGCACACCCGGCGGGGTCACGCTGTGGAAGGGCGGGCGCACGCTCGCGCTCGATCGCCCGGTGACCGCGCTGACGTTCGTCGGCGCCACGTCCGACCTCGTCGGCACCGACGGGCGGCGCGTCGTGCGCTGGGACACCGGCACCGGGCGGCGCACGACGCTCGGCGAGGTGAGGGTGCCTTCCGGCGCGCCGCTCACCCGGCTGGCGACCGACCCGGCGGGGACGGTGCTCGCCGGAGCGTCGGACGCGGGGGGCGTCTACCTCTGGGACGTCGCCGACGGCACCCGGTGGACCCTCCAGGACACCGGCACCGGGGCCAGCGTCCTGGCCGACGGTCCCGTCACCTCGCTGGCGGTCACCGGCGACGGCCGTGCGCTCGTGCTCGGACAGGGCTCGCGCCTCGTCCGCTGGACTCTCGACCCGGAGCATTGGAGGCGCTGGACATGCGACGTCGTGGGGCGGAACCTGACCGCGGACGAGTGGCACCAGTACGCGACCGGCGACCCGCCGCGGGTGTGCGGCTGA